Proteins from a genomic interval of Ciona intestinalis chromosome 9, KH, whole genome shotgun sequence:
- the LOC100184759 gene encoding uncharacterized protein LOC100184759, translating to MKVICAGFPKTGTKTMYAALRELGYSVYDFDENFWFLRREWMKILSGQSEDSDLWREMYSDVDAVTDLPASFFWREIHRAFPEAKIVLTLREDSSTWLDSMNHQIQVLEDNFIFRLMCFVCPTAIWMRFMVNAIGKVVFNAAPIWPWQWNYVSRSNGVRMKEVYDKHNENVLQFAPKDKLLVFRCQEGWSPLCKFLNKPIPDKPFPHKNIRGGVVAEKLLENSPLICRLQLEFKVAIATVLIPVVYLFFRNFWLK from the exons ATGAAAGTAATCTGTGCCGGTTTCCCGAAAACAGGGACCAAGACCATGTACGCGGCTCTACGCGAGCTCGGCTACTCAGTCTACGACTTCGACGAAAACTTCTGGTTTCTTCGGCGAGAGTGGATGAAGATTCTATCGGGACAGAGTGAGGATTCGGACTTGTGGAGAGAAATGTACTCAGACGTGGACGCGGTTACAGATCTCCCTGCAAGTTTCTTTTGGCGAGAAATACACAGAGCATTCCCGGAAGCCAAA ATAGTATTAACGTTACGGGAAGACTCTTCTACGTGGTTGGACAGCATGAACCATCAAATACAAGTTTTAGAAGATAATTTCATCTTCCGTCTCATGTGCTTTGTCTGCCCAACCGCGATTTGGATGCGTTTCATGGTTAACGCTATAG GGAAAGTTGTTTTCAACGCGGCTCCAATTTGGCCGTGGCAGTGGAACTATGTTAGTAGATCAAACGGGGTTCGCATGAAAGAGGTGTACGACAAGCATAACGAGAATGTATTACAG TTTGCGCCGAAAGACAAACTTTTAGTGTTCCGGTGTCAGGAGGGTTGGTCTCCGCTGTGCAAATTCCTCAATAAGCCGATCCCGGATAAACCTTTTCCACATAAAAACATACGCGGAGGCGTCGTCGCTGAAAAGCTGCTCGAAAATTCTCCACTAATATGCAGATTGCAACTGGAATTCAAAGTCGCCATCGCAACCGTTCTAATACCAGTCGTGTATCTCTTTTTCCGTAACTTTTGGCTGAAGTAA
- the LOC100176077 gene encoding brain acid soluble protein 1 yields MSDQDDQTPAPVEIDDVTKPSEQETKADCDETKKEEGTTPAAEEATEQSTTAEQADNPSTTEVTEQEDKVEDPAVTETQEQEKNNEPETETQVQETNETDMGQTAEVKTEETANAEAVAETTPPIEQKETVTEDATGETAEVPKQVEEKNEETEPAPPVSTEQEDAPAKDEGVTDQEETKKEAEPSEDAAKKAEEPTGEKSAADENGKAEQAEAPKEEKEPKEKKKRGRLSSKSFRKVFKIFSTKKTPKAEKTEGETEKSKKSGKVAEYKDKAKEKGIEEPQDGAQEPVTNGNGVEEADHEKSAEQAAEVPKENGDAKQAEPSDVTSDVKSSDDATQNEATTDASVPSGETAASEKAVETAAG; encoded by the exons ATGTCAGATCAAGACGATCAGACCCCTGCACCCGTGGagattgatgacgtcacaaagccGTCTGAACAAGAAACAAAGGCAGACTGTGATGAAACAAAGAAAGAAGAGGGAACGACGCCCGCAGCAGAAGAAGCCACGGAACAGTCAACCACTGCAGAGCAAGCTGACAACCCATCTACAACAGAAGTAACAGAGCAAGAGGATAAGGTTGAAGACCCTGCAGTTACCGAAACCCaagaacaagaaaaaaacaacgagCCAGAAACCGAAACTCAAGTTCAGGAAACAAACGAAACAGATATGGGACAAACAGCAGAAGTTAAGACTGAAG AAACTGCAAACGCCGAAGCAGTAGCAGAAACCACCCCTCCCATCGAACAAAAG GAAACTGTGACTGAGGATGCCACCGGTGAAACTGCTGAAGTTCCAAAGCAAGTGGAGGAGAAGAACGAAGAGACAGAGCCGGCTCCTCCGGTATCAACAGAGCAGGAGGATGCTCCAGCAAAGGATGAAGGGGTGACAGATCAGGAAGAGACCAAGAAAGAAGCGGAACCATCCGAAGATGCGGCAAAGAAAGCAGAAGAGCCGACTGGAGAAAAATCAGCTGCGGATGAAAATGGGAAAGCCGAGCAAGCGGAAGCACCTAAGGAAGAGAAGGAACCAAAAGAAAAGAAGAAGAGAGGAAGGTTGTCGAGTAAATCTTTCAGGAAAGTCTTCAAAATATTCAGTACCAAGAAAACTCCGAAAGCCGAGAAAACAGAGG GAGAAACTGAGAAATCGAAAAAGAGTGGAAAGGTCGCTGAATACAAGGATAAAGCGAAAGAAAAGGGAATTGAAGAACCGCAAGACGGCGCACAGGAGCCAGTTACAAACGGCAACGGCGTGGAAGAAGCAGATCACGAAAAAA GCGCGGAACAAGCGGCGGAAGTCCCGAAAGAGAATGGAGATGCGAAACAAGCAGAGCCCTCTGACGTCACTAGTGACGTAAAATCGAGCGATGACGCAACACAAAATGAAGCAACAACCGATGCAAGCGTTCCTAGTGGGGAAACGGCGGCAAGCGAAAAGGCTGTCGAAACTGCTGCAGGGTGA
- the LOC100186283 gene encoding uncharacterized protein C7orf26 homolog: MNQRQYTSSVQEVLQKLENIFKNQSGSSFSKDSTIARVDNVIFKCSVDWISQQKVLTPVEELELIDELCMYLQQQKHEYVRYRVFEALFSMARESAQMYRREVLCKLVSLGIAAKASAVLECAALWMKSCDKSHAIHLVMSLIEDYCTLQKNGTIELKSCLEVSPRFCCVFTIALTSNYTMMARDRAQAKLQRFPELQVLDVVQHWLLTEPTLCFSTATQMDKLWRTVIKATQTLPDSLALTPLDGLIQWSVKLPFSDQGSQNKMEVLTEDDVSYYTLHSKLHYALLKALLASKPALKAIAKGSVLGNPDLQLWGKPQVHSLIGDLMTLCPDSDKPKAGSPTELSINRFSQICQVGMTMRVLNCTKDQFQSLSDPLPKTRLLELVAYGSARRSSVDEVPMDIAQSY; the protein is encoded by the exons ATGAACCAGAGACAGTACACATCCTCTGTCCAGGAAGTTTTGCAAAAActagaaaatatattcaag AATCAAAGCGGTTCTTCTTTCAGCAAAGACAGCACCATTGCAAGAGTGGAtaatgtcatttttaaatgcagtgtTGACTGGATTTCACAACAAAAG GTCTTAACACCAGTAGAAGAACTTGAGCTTATAGATGAGCTGTGTATGTACCTTCAACAACAAAAGCACGAATATGTTCGCTACAGGGTGTTTGAAGCTTTGTTTTCGATGGCTAGAGAAAGTGCACAAATGTATAG acGTGAGGTGCTGTGCAAACTAGTCTCACTTGGAATTGCAGCAAAAGCCAGTGCTGTGTTAGAATGTGCAGCTTTGTGGATGAAG AGCTGTGATAAATCTCATGCCATTCATTTGGTGATGAGTTTGATTGAAGACTACTGTACACTGCAGAAGAACGGGACCATTGAGTTGAAATCTTGCTTGGAAGTTAGCCCTCGGTTTTGCTGCGTCTTTACCATAGCTCTGACCTCCAACTACACCATGAT GGCAAGAGATAGGGCACAGGCAAAGTTGCAAAGATTTCCTGAACTCCAAGTATTAGATGTTGTTCAACATTGGTTATTAACGGAACCTACTTTATGTTTCAGTACTGCAACCCAG ATGGACAAATTATGGAGAACTGTGATAAAAGCAACGCAAACTTTACCTGACAGTCTTGCACTTACACCACTCGATGGTTTAATCCAGTGGAGCGTGAAACTTCCTTTTTCCGACCAAGGTAGTCAAAACAAAATGGAAGTTTTAACTGAAGATGATGTTTCGTATTATACTCTACATTCCAAATTACACTATGCACTACTGAAAGCACTTTTAGCTTCCAAACCAGCACTGAAG GCCATTGCAAAAGGATCAGTGTTGGGGAATCCCGACCTCCAGTTGTGGGGAAAACCCCAGGTTCATTCCCTGATTGGTGACCTCATGACCTTGTGTCCAGATTCCGATAAACCAAAGGCAGGAAGTCCAACCGAGCTGTCAATCAACCGATTCTCACAAATTTGTCAAGTAGGCATGACCATGAGAGTTCTTAACTGCACTAAAG ATCAATTTCAAAGCCTTTCAGATCCTCTGCCTAAGACAAG GCTTCTTGAACTGGTTGCGTACGGTTCAGCTCGCAGATCATCTGTGGATGAAGTTCCAATGGACATCGCACAAAGTTATTAA
- the LOC100176884 gene encoding telomere length and silencing protein 1 homolog, producing the protein MPTGKQKQFRRKRDSSPEEEPETEDVRDMLEATKELQKIRKRQMGVNAVSLATGAKLKKVDNLDVEADPFKMTTGGLVEMGNVKDRNRDRTYEDVDRDVTNLGHTFSVETNRRDEDAELTAYIENELKRRKGETSNGDDKKAKESAEDKLYQLPEHLQIKVGKQSEEMLSNQMLSGIPEVDLGIDTKIKNIERTEEAKQKLITELSKKKEKRTSFVPTNMAVNYVQHKRFMHNDGHKNATKKEPETEAPPLVVGDSGRRPASEVAQHRADNSGKSTDNFHYDKFRKAARRF; encoded by the exons ATGCCAACGGGAAAGCAAAAGCAGTTTCGAAGAAAGCGAGATTCAAGTCCCGAAGAAGAACCAGAGACCGAGGATGTTCG GGACATGTTAGAAGCCACCAAGGAATTGcagaaaataagaaaaagacAGATGGGCGTGAACGCCGTTTCACTTGCTACTGGAGCAAAACTTAAGAAAGTTGATAATTTAGATGTGGAG GCCGACCCATTTAAAATGACGACGGGGGGTTTGGTTGAAATGGGAAACGTTAAAGACAGAAACCGAGATCGAACATACGAGGACGTGGATCGTGATGTGACAAACCTTGGTCATACTTTCTCTGTGGAAACTAACAGAAGAGATGAAGATGCAGAATT AACCGCTTACATCGAGAATGAACTTAAAAGAAGAAAAGGTGAAACTTCGAATGGTGACGATAAAAAAGCAAAGGAATCGGCTGAAGATAAATTGTACCAACTGCCGGAACATCTGCAA ATCAAAGTTGGAAAACAGTCAGAAGAAATGTTGTCAAACCAAATGCTTAGTGGAATACCTGAAGTGGATCTTGGAATTGA cacAAAGATTAAAAACATTGAACGCACTGAAGAAGCCAAGCAGAAACTGATCacagaactttcaaagaaaaaagaaaaacgaaCTTCTTTCGTGCCGACAAACATGGCGGTCAATTATGTTCAACATAAACgat TCATGCATAACGATGGGCACAAAAATGCAACAAAGAAAGAGCCGGAAACTGAAGCGCCTCCACTTGTGGTTGGTGACAGCG GACGGCGTCCCGCTTCCGAAGTGGCGCAACATAGAGCTGACAACTCTGGAAAATCCACCGACAATTTCCACTACGATAAGTTCCGTAAAGCTGCACGACGTTTCTGA